Proteins encoded by one window of Massilia sp. NR 4-1:
- a CDS encoding glycoside hydrolase family 10 protein, with protein sequence MADRTGAPSTPGGPVPQPPTPQPPRFTGEQPPPAPREFRAVWVSTVANIDWPSRSNLSVAKQQAEALAILDRAKAINLNAIVLQVRPSADAIYPSKLEPWSEYLTGLQGKEPQPAYDPLQFWIAEAHARGLELHAWFNPYRVRNAGARSPLAREHIANSKPQIVKQYGKYLWMDPGEPAAAQHTLDVILDVVRRYDIDGVHIDDYFYPYPVEATSANGAEAAALDAVPSNGQRAELEFPDQVSWQRYLQGGGQLDRASWRRQNVNQMIEAIYTGVHKEKSWVRFGISPFGIGRPDRRPPGIAGFSQYDKLYADAELWLQNGWLDYFAPQLYWPIAQAPQAFPVLLDYWQAQNRRGRHLWPGLYTSRIDDSARSFTPEEIVQQIEVTRSRAGVAGHIHFSMAPLMQNRKGIYERLRTESYQSAALIPASPWLAAAAPAAPLVNARRAGNGLSLKLGAEKNVVQYAIWAKYGDEWRFTTAPAALSEILLPDAAGAPVSAVVVTAVDRLGNESPRVTAPTF encoded by the coding sequence ATGGCCGACCGTACCGGCGCGCCGTCCACGCCGGGCGGGCCTGTGCCGCAGCCGCCAACGCCCCAGCCGCCGCGCTTCACCGGCGAGCAGCCGCCGCCCGCGCCGCGCGAATTCCGCGCGGTCTGGGTCTCCACCGTCGCCAATATCGACTGGCCCAGCCGCAGCAATCTGAGCGTCGCCAAACAGCAGGCCGAAGCCCTGGCCATCCTCGACCGCGCCAAGGCCATCAACCTGAACGCCATCGTGCTGCAGGTGCGCCCCAGCGCCGACGCCATCTACCCGTCCAAGCTGGAGCCCTGGTCGGAATACCTGACCGGCCTGCAGGGCAAGGAACCGCAGCCCGCCTACGACCCGCTGCAATTCTGGATCGCCGAAGCGCATGCGCGCGGCCTCGAACTGCACGCCTGGTTCAATCCCTACCGCGTGCGCAATGCCGGCGCGCGCTCGCCGCTGGCGCGCGAACACATCGCCAACAGCAAGCCGCAGATCGTCAAACAATACGGCAAATACCTGTGGATGGACCCGGGCGAGCCGGCCGCCGCCCAGCACACCCTGGACGTGATCCTGGACGTGGTGCGCCGCTACGACATCGACGGCGTCCATATCGACGACTACTTCTATCCCTACCCGGTCGAAGCCACCAGCGCGAACGGCGCCGAAGCCGCCGCGCTGGATGCCGTCCCGTCCAATGGCCAGCGCGCGGAACTCGAATTCCCCGACCAGGTCTCATGGCAGCGCTATCTGCAGGGCGGCGGACAGCTGGACCGCGCCTCCTGGCGGCGGCAGAACGTCAACCAGATGATCGAAGCGATTTATACCGGCGTGCATAAGGAGAAGTCCTGGGTACGTTTCGGCATCAGCCCCTTCGGCATTGGCCGCCCGGACCGCCGCCCGCCCGGCATCGCCGGTTTCAGCCAGTACGACAAGCTGTATGCCGACGCCGAACTGTGGCTGCAAAACGGCTGGCTCGATTACTTCGCGCCCCAGCTCTACTGGCCGATCGCACAAGCGCCGCAAGCCTTCCCCGTGCTGCTCGACTACTGGCAGGCGCAAAACCGGCGCGGCCGCCACCTGTGGCCCGGCCTGTACACCAGCCGCATCGACGACAGTGCCCGCTCGTTCACGCCGGAGGAAATCGTCCAGCAGATCGAAGTCACGCGCAGCCGCGCCGGCGTCGCAGGCCACATCCACTTCAGCATGGCTCCGCTGATGCAGAACCGCAAAGGCATTTACGAGCGCCTGCGCACCGAAAGCTACCAGAGCGCCGCGCTGATTCCGGCCTCGCCCTGGCTCGCCGCCGCCGCCCCTGCCGCCCCGCTGGTGAACGCCCGCCGCGCCGGCAATGGCCTGTCGCTGAAGCTGGGCGCCGAAAAAAATGTCGTCCAATACGCCATCTGGGCCAAGTACGGCGACGAGTGGCGCTTCACCACCGCCCCCGCCGCCCTGAGCGAAATCCTGCTGCCCGACGCCGCCGGCGCCCCTGTCAGCGCGGTGGTCGTCACCGCCGTCGACCGCCTCGGCAACGAAAGCCCGCGCGTCACCGCCCCCACCTTTTGA
- a CDS encoding BadF/BadG/BcrA/BcrD ATPase family protein, which translates to MLKSASDGVLGLGIDAGGTQTRWALADPAGAVVAEGRVEGLSALQLSSAAGRESVRAAFAALAAEVLEIGRPGRVCAGLTGFGGDSHLPAGWLADLLALPAESVSLCNDIEIAYLDCFDPGQGYLVYAGTGSIAAFIDEAGAFHRAGGRGVVLDDGGGGFWIAREAMRRIWRREDEQPGAWQDSPLAQAVFRHVGGSDWTFSRQFIYGLERGEVGKLALAVAASADADAAARNILQQAGRELARLALALVARFGERPVLLSGRASELHPLIAESMRAALPEDQVFEHRPVRPHVAAARMAARPRN; encoded by the coding sequence ATGTTGAAATCCGCTTCTGATGGTGTGCTGGGCCTGGGTATCGATGCCGGCGGCACGCAAACTCGTTGGGCGTTGGCCGATCCGGCCGGCGCGGTAGTGGCCGAGGGCCGGGTTGAGGGGCTGTCTGCGCTGCAGCTCAGCAGCGCGGCGGGCCGGGAATCGGTGCGCGCGGCCTTTGCGGCGCTGGCGGCCGAGGTGCTGGAGATCGGCCGTCCGGGCCGGGTCTGCGCCGGCCTGACCGGCTTTGGCGGCGATAGCCATCTGCCTGCCGGCTGGCTGGCCGATTTGCTGGCCTTGCCCGCGGAATCGGTTAGTCTATGTAATGATATCGAGATCGCCTACCTGGATTGTTTCGATCCGGGCCAGGGCTATCTGGTGTATGCGGGAACGGGTTCGATCGCGGCTTTCATCGATGAAGCGGGTGCCTTCCACCGTGCCGGCGGCCGTGGCGTGGTGCTGGACGATGGCGGCGGCGGTTTCTGGATCGCGCGCGAGGCCATGCGCCGCATCTGGCGCCGTGAGGACGAGCAGCCCGGCGCCTGGCAGGATTCGCCGCTGGCGCAAGCCGTGTTCCGCCACGTGGGCGGCAGCGACTGGACGTTCTCGCGCCAGTTCATCTATGGCCTGGAGCGCGGCGAGGTGGGCAAGCTGGCCTTGGCCGTTGCCGCCAGCGCCGATGCCGATGCCGCCGCGCGCAATATCCTGCAGCAGGCGGGCCGCGAACTGGCGCGCCTGGCGCTGGCCCTGGTGGCGCGTTTTGGCGAGCGTCCGGTGCTGCTGTCGGGACGCGCGTCCGAGCTGCATCCGCTGATCGCCGAATCGATGCGCGCCGCCCTGCCCGAGGATCAGGTTTTCGAACATCGCCCGGTGCGGCCGCATGTCGCCGCCGCCCGCATGGCCGCCAGGCCCAGGAACTGA